Proteins from one Alicyclobacillus vulcanalis genomic window:
- a CDS encoding YjzC family protein → MGERSEFSPGYKAPNNGVYIEVGAHPDSEDLHHPKRIYLHKGERFPETTNDDRKWRRIKTSHKH, encoded by the coding sequence ATGGGGGAGCGATCGGAGTTTTCGCCGGGATACAAGGCGCCGAATAACGGCGTCTACATCGAGGTCGGTGCCCATCCTGATAGTGAGGATCTGCATCATCCAAAGCGCATCTACCTGCACAAGGGCGAGCGTTTCCCTGAGACGACCAACGACGATCGCAAATGGCGCCGCATCAAGACGAGTCACAAGCACTGA
- a CDS encoding LrgB family protein, with translation MLVGLASTLICYAACKALYRRVHVVFLNPMITSLVALILFLHFAHLSYHVYDASAKWLTSFLGPATVAFAVPLHRHFPVLKAHWPEFLASLALGSATGIAGSVLLARVFGLNRAVVTSIAPRSVTTPIAMDISQAIGGIPTLTAVFVILTGITGVMVGPWLLRLLRLQSPVARGALFGMGSHGIGTARAFEYGAMEGTCSSLAMIVAAFLTLALAPVLMRALG, from the coding sequence ATGCTCGTGGGTTTGGCTTCCACGCTCATCTGTTACGCCGCGTGTAAGGCGCTGTATCGTCGAGTCCACGTCGTGTTCCTCAATCCCATGATCACGTCGCTGGTCGCACTCATACTGTTCCTTCACTTCGCGCACCTCTCGTATCACGTGTACGACGCGTCGGCGAAGTGGCTGACGTCGTTTCTCGGTCCGGCGACCGTGGCGTTTGCGGTCCCCCTGCACCGCCACTTCCCCGTGCTCAAGGCGCACTGGCCGGAGTTTCTGGCGAGCCTCGCGCTCGGATCCGCCACGGGCATCGCAGGGTCCGTGCTTTTGGCCAGAGTCTTTGGCCTGAATCGCGCCGTCGTGACCAGCATTGCGCCGCGATCCGTCACGACCCCGATTGCCATGGACATCTCCCAAGCCATCGGCGGGATTCCCACCCTCACCGCCGTCTTTGTCATTTTGACGGGCATCACGGGCGTGATGGTCGGACCATGGCTCTTGCGCCTGTTGCGCCTTCAATCGCCTGTGGCGCGAGGCGCGCTGTTCGGCATGGGCTCACACGGCATCGGCACGGCGCGAGCCTTCGAATATGGCGCCATGGAGGGCACCTGCTCCAGCCTCGCGATGATTGTCGCGGCGTTTCTGACGCTTGCGTTGGCGCCCGTTCTGATGCGTGCCCTGGGCTGA
- a CDS encoding CidA/LrgA family protein, producing the protein MRTRFQPLRWKAASLAAVQIAALYGLAALGNVVSAKLHLPVPGSIIGVVVLFGLLRSGLVKVEWIERGADLLIGELLLFFIPSSVGVIAYAHLFRQDGLKLLAVVAAGTVLVMLVTGSVAEVMWRLRNRSQRSDEGAQAREANAS; encoded by the coding sequence GTGCGCACCAGGTTTCAACCTCTGCGGTGGAAAGCGGCATCTCTCGCAGCCGTGCAGATCGCGGCCCTGTACGGTCTCGCCGCCCTGGGCAATGTGGTTTCGGCGAAGCTTCATCTGCCCGTTCCAGGGAGCATCATCGGCGTGGTGGTTCTGTTTGGTCTGCTTCGCTCCGGCCTGGTCAAAGTGGAATGGATTGAGCGAGGCGCTGATCTGCTCATTGGCGAGCTTCTCCTGTTCTTCATCCCATCATCCGTCGGCGTCATCGCCTACGCTCATCTGTTCCGGCAAGATGGGCTGAAGCTTTTGGCGGTTGTGGCCGCAGGGACCGTGCTTGTGATGCTCGTGACCGGGTCAGTCGCCGAGGTGATGTGGCGCTTGCGCAACCGCAGTCAAAGGAGCGACGAGGGCGCACAGGCCAGGGAGGCGAACGCGTCGTGA
- a CDS encoding LysR family substrate-binding domain-containing protein, whose protein sequence is MRAAKDAAEGRIGRLSVAFVGSATYGWLPDVIRAYQERHPDVDLSLREMSTPAQMAALVSGEVDVGILRLPAQHPDLHVRLVDRDDCVAVVPAGHPLAMRASLFLVELAQEPFVLVSRAIWPGLYDGVMTLARTLGFEPRVRLEVTEVQTAVGLVAAGLGVSIVPSATERVHRQDVRYLRIDGPAPTVELGAAWRRADTSPLVSAFLETAESVHGTSV, encoded by the coding sequence GTGCGGGCGGCTAAAGACGCGGCCGAAGGCCGGATCGGGCGCCTGTCGGTGGCGTTTGTCGGGTCGGCGACGTACGGTTGGCTTCCAGACGTCATTCGAGCCTACCAGGAGCGACATCCAGACGTGGATCTGTCACTGAGGGAGATGTCGACCCCGGCGCAGATGGCCGCTTTGGTTTCTGGTGAGGTGGATGTCGGGATTCTGCGGCTTCCGGCGCAGCATCCGGATTTGCATGTCCGGCTTGTGGACCGCGACGACTGCGTCGCCGTCGTTCCCGCGGGGCATCCGCTGGCGATGCGCGCGTCGCTCTTTCTCGTGGAACTTGCCCAGGAGCCTTTCGTGCTGGTGTCGCGCGCCATCTGGCCCGGTTTGTACGATGGCGTCATGACCCTTGCGCGCACGCTGGGCTTCGAACCTCGCGTGCGGCTCGAGGTCACAGAAGTTCAGACGGCGGTCGGGCTCGTCGCGGCGGGGCTCGGGGTCAGCATCGTCCCGAGCGCGACGGAGCGCGTTCACCGTCAGGACGTTCGCTATCTGCGCATCGACGGCCCGGCGCCCACGGTCGAGCTCGGCGCGGCATGGCGCCGAGCCGACACGTCGCCTTTGGTGAGCGCGTTTCTCGAGACGGCAGAGTCGGTACACGGCACGAGCGTGTAG
- a CDS encoding PaaI family thioesterase — MTPSPYVQDYYPDDFAWCYGCGRLNERGHHFRTRWDGDVTLTEAFPERHHTAVPGFVYGGYLAALVDCHSTGSGALALHRAQGGQLGDGSPVPRCVTASLHVEYRKPTPMGVPLRAIGRVAEVTSKKAVIDTQVWAGETLCVEARAVVVLIPDTMRG; from the coding sequence ATGACGCCTTCGCCCTACGTGCAGGATTACTACCCGGACGACTTCGCGTGGTGCTATGGTTGCGGGCGCTTGAATGAGCGCGGCCATCACTTTCGCACGCGCTGGGATGGAGACGTCACCCTCACCGAGGCGTTTCCGGAGCGCCATCACACCGCCGTGCCCGGCTTTGTCTATGGCGGTTATCTCGCCGCGCTGGTGGACTGCCACAGCACCGGTTCCGGCGCGCTGGCGCTCCATCGCGCCCAGGGCGGCCAGCTGGGCGACGGCTCGCCCGTTCCGCGCTGTGTAACGGCTTCGCTCCATGTGGAATACCGGAAGCCCACGCCGATGGGCGTTCCGCTGCGCGCCATCGGCCGAGTGGCCGAGGTGACGTCCAAGAAGGCCGTGATCGACACGCAAGTATGGGCCGGCGAAACGTTGTGCGTCGAAGCGCGCGCGGTCGTGGTCCTCATCCCCGACACGATGCGGGGTTGA
- a CDS encoding FMN-binding negative transcriptional regulator, which yields MYIPKSFQLRDPDIIETLLREHSFATLVTQQGGDICASHVPLVYRPDEGALYGHLAKANPQAEHLRDGRCLAIFQGPHAYVSPSWYGMEEQVPTWNYLAVHVYGRAHLVQESEAVADLLHLLLVAYEPQSRLPADRDRAYYRNLMRGIVAFRIDIERMEAAAKLSQNKPMEARRRVAATLASMDDEGARGVARWMQQLSVNDANLSFSPSKEERSHGT from the coding sequence ATGTACATCCCGAAGTCGTTTCAACTGAGAGACCCGGACATCATCGAAACGCTTCTTCGCGAACACAGCTTCGCGACGCTCGTCACGCAACAAGGAGGCGACATCTGCGCATCCCACGTCCCCCTCGTCTATCGGCCCGACGAAGGCGCCCTATACGGACACTTGGCAAAAGCCAACCCACAGGCCGAACACCTTCGCGACGGACGCTGTCTCGCCATCTTTCAAGGTCCGCACGCCTACGTCTCGCCCTCGTGGTACGGCATGGAGGAGCAGGTGCCCACGTGGAACTACTTGGCCGTCCACGTGTACGGCCGCGCTCACCTCGTTCAGGAAAGCGAGGCCGTCGCTGACTTGCTCCATCTTCTCCTTGTCGCATATGAGCCGCAATCCCGCCTGCCCGCCGATCGCGACCGCGCGTACTACCGCAATCTGATGCGCGGCATCGTGGCGTTTCGCATTGACATCGAGCGGATGGAGGCAGCCGCGAAGCTGAGTCAAAACAAGCCCATGGAGGCGAGGCGGCGCGTGGCCGCAACGCTCGCGTCCATGGACGACGAGGGTGCCCGCGGCGTCGCTCGCTGGATGCAGCAGCTGAGTGTGAATGACGCGAACCTGAGCTTTTCACCTTCGAAGGAAGAAAGGAGCCATGGGACATGA
- the hisC gene encoding histidinol-phosphate transaminase — translation MLTIVKQALALVKSEVSPVGTGSILGRGSLAHVDRYVPGKPIEEVERELGLSRVVKLASNENAYGCSPKAVAAMTEEMARIPLYPESSSPALARKLAAKLGVREDQLFFGNGSDEIISLLARAFLEPGDEVVMADPTFSRYEQNVAIEGGVAVKVPCRDGVHDLDAMLGALTSKTKLVFVCNPNNPTGTTVGAEPLRAFIERVPSDVVLVVDEAYYEYVTAEDYLQTLPILDTHPNLVVLRTFSKIYGLAGLRIGYAALHPDVASILHKVRGPFNTSRLAQVAALASLDDPDFVAMCRAQNAAERDRVARALSDMGLFVYPSQTNFLLFEVPGTGAAVAERLLHQGVIVRAGEGLGVPGTVRVSLGTPEENDVFLQALVQSLN, via the coding sequence ATGCTTACAATAGTCAAGCAAGCGCTTGCTTTGGTGAAATCGGAGGTGTCGCCGGTGGGGACGGGGTCCATCCTGGGGCGCGGTTCACTCGCCCACGTCGACCGCTATGTACCTGGCAAGCCCATCGAGGAAGTGGAGCGCGAGTTAGGCCTGTCGCGCGTCGTGAAATTGGCTTCCAATGAAAACGCTTACGGTTGCTCGCCGAAGGCGGTTGCCGCCATGACCGAGGAAATGGCGCGGATTCCGTTGTATCCTGAGTCAAGCTCGCCTGCCCTTGCGCGCAAGCTTGCGGCCAAGCTCGGCGTGCGGGAGGATCAGTTGTTTTTCGGCAACGGTTCCGATGAAATCATCAGTCTTTTGGCGCGCGCATTCCTCGAGCCGGGCGACGAGGTGGTGATGGCCGACCCCACGTTCAGCCGCTATGAGCAAAACGTCGCGATTGAAGGCGGCGTGGCGGTGAAGGTCCCTTGTCGAGACGGTGTCCATGATCTCGACGCCATGCTTGGCGCCCTGACGTCCAAGACGAAATTGGTCTTTGTGTGCAATCCCAACAACCCTACGGGCACCACGGTGGGCGCAGAACCTCTGCGCGCCTTCATTGAACGCGTGCCGAGCGACGTCGTTCTGGTCGTCGACGAAGCGTACTACGAGTACGTCACGGCGGAGGACTACCTTCAGACCCTACCGATTCTCGACACGCATCCCAATCTCGTCGTCCTCCGCACCTTCAGCAAGATTTACGGGCTCGCGGGGTTGCGCATCGGCTATGCCGCACTGCACCCGGACGTGGCTTCGATACTACACAAGGTAAGAGGGCCCTTTAACACGAGCCGGTTGGCGCAGGTGGCTGCGCTCGCCTCCCTGGACGATCCCGACTTTGTCGCCATGTGCCGGGCTCAAAACGCTGCCGAACGGGACCGCGTGGCGAGGGCGCTGTCGGACATGGGCCTCTTCGTGTACCCGTCTCAGACCAACTTTCTGTTGTTTGAAGTGCCGGGCACAGGCGCCGCGGTGGCCGAGCGGCTGTTGCACCAGGGTGTGATCGTCCGGGCGGGCGAAGGCCTCGGAGTGCCCGGGACCGTGCGAGTTTCGCTTGGTACGCCGGAAGAGAACGACGTCTTTCTTCAGGCGCTGGTCCAATCGCTGAATTAA
- the pdhA gene encoding pyruvate dehydrogenase (acetyl-transferring) E1 component subunit alpha yields MLAEHDRAERLLQIAKAEGLYDEIHLLNEDGTLAGAVDDIPTDVMVEMYRHMVFARAFDRKAIALQRQGRIGTYAPYEGQEAAQVASAMALAAEDFVFPSYRDHAATMVLGQAPANVLLYWSGRVEGIKSPEGRHILPPSVPIATHVLHAVGAAFASRYRKERAVSIAYFGDGATSEGDFHEALNFAGVFHLPVIFFCQNNGYAISVPFSRQSASRTIAQRAVAYDIVGVRVDGNDAFAVYRAVREARSRALNGLGPTLIEAVTFRMGAHTTADDPTRYRDQKAVVEAWQKRDPIVRLRLYLESQNLWSDAQEAKLQDEVKARVEAAVDEALSIAPPDMEMMFDHVYAEAPWHLAAEREEYRRTREGVSV; encoded by the coding sequence ATGTTGGCCGAACACGATCGCGCCGAACGGCTGCTGCAGATCGCGAAGGCGGAAGGGTTGTACGACGAAATCCACCTCCTGAACGAAGATGGGACGCTCGCGGGCGCGGTGGACGACATCCCCACGGACGTGATGGTCGAGATGTACCGGCACATGGTGTTCGCTCGGGCGTTTGACCGCAAGGCTATAGCGCTCCAGCGTCAGGGCCGGATCGGCACGTACGCGCCGTACGAAGGCCAGGAGGCCGCGCAAGTGGCCAGCGCGATGGCGCTCGCGGCCGAGGACTTTGTGTTCCCGTCGTATCGAGATCACGCGGCGACCATGGTGCTTGGCCAAGCGCCGGCAAACGTGCTGTTGTATTGGTCGGGCCGGGTGGAGGGCATCAAGAGCCCCGAGGGGCGCCACATCCTGCCGCCGAGCGTACCCATTGCGACCCACGTGCTGCACGCCGTAGGCGCGGCGTTTGCGAGCCGCTACCGCAAGGAGCGCGCCGTCAGCATCGCGTACTTCGGCGACGGGGCGACGAGCGAGGGCGATTTCCACGAGGCCCTGAATTTCGCCGGTGTGTTCCACCTGCCGGTCATCTTCTTCTGCCAAAACAACGGCTACGCCATCAGCGTGCCTTTTTCGCGCCAGTCCGCGTCGCGCACCATCGCGCAGCGCGCGGTCGCGTACGACATCGTCGGCGTGCGCGTGGACGGCAACGACGCGTTCGCGGTGTATCGCGCGGTGCGAGAGGCTCGGTCGCGCGCGCTGAACGGCCTCGGGCCGACGCTCATCGAGGCGGTGACCTTCCGCATGGGTGCGCACACCACGGCGGACGATCCGACCCGTTACCGCGACCAGAAGGCGGTCGTGGAGGCTTGGCAGAAGCGCGATCCCATCGTCCGCCTCCGCCTGTATCTGGAGTCGCAGAACCTGTGGTCGGATGCGCAGGAGGCAAAGCTCCAGGACGAGGTCAAGGCGCGGGTCGAGGCCGCCGTGGACGAGGCGCTCTCGATTGCGCCGCCCGACATGGAGATGATGTTCGATCACGTCTACGCGGAAGCGCCCTGGCACCTCGCCGCGGAGCGCGAGGAGTACCGCCGGACGCGCGAGGGGGTATCCGTATGA
- a CDS encoding alpha-ketoacid dehydrogenase subunit beta: protein MSRMLNLIQAINEALDLKLADDPRVVLLGEDIGKNGGVFRATDGLLEKYGEERVIDTPLAESAIIGTAMGMAVNGLIPVPEIQFLAFIFPALDQLFSHVARMRYRSQGQFPVPMTIRTPYGAGIHGPELHAESVESFFAHTPGLKVVVPSGPYDAKGLLISAIEDPDPVVFLEPTKLYRAFREEVPEGLYRIPIGKAKRVREGEDVSVFAWGAMLRTALKVADQLERERGLTCDVIDLRTLYPLDRDAIVESVQKTGRAVVVHEAHKTAGLGAEIVSLINEEALLYLRAPVKRVAGFDVPVPFFALEDEYMPTEARIRAGIEETITF from the coding sequence ATGAGCCGCATGTTGAATCTCATCCAGGCGATCAACGAAGCGCTTGACCTAAAGCTCGCGGACGATCCGCGCGTCGTCTTGCTCGGCGAGGACATCGGCAAAAACGGAGGCGTGTTCCGAGCGACGGACGGCCTCCTCGAGAAGTACGGCGAGGAGCGCGTGATCGACACGCCGCTCGCGGAGTCGGCCATTATCGGCACCGCCATGGGCATGGCGGTGAACGGCCTCATTCCGGTGCCCGAAATTCAGTTTCTGGCGTTCATCTTCCCGGCGCTGGACCAGCTGTTCTCGCACGTCGCGCGCATGCGCTACCGGTCGCAGGGCCAGTTTCCCGTGCCGATGACCATCCGCACGCCGTACGGCGCAGGCATCCATGGCCCGGAGCTGCACGCCGAGAGCGTGGAGAGCTTCTTCGCGCACACGCCTGGGCTCAAAGTGGTGGTGCCGAGCGGCCCGTACGACGCGAAGGGTTTGCTCATCTCGGCCATTGAGGACCCCGATCCAGTCGTCTTCCTCGAGCCAACCAAGCTGTATCGCGCCTTCCGGGAGGAGGTTCCCGAGGGCTTGTACCGAATTCCTATCGGTAAGGCGAAGCGGGTGCGAGAGGGCGAGGACGTTTCGGTGTTTGCTTGGGGCGCGATGCTGCGCACGGCCTTGAAGGTGGCCGATCAGCTCGAGCGCGAGCGCGGCTTGACGTGCGACGTGATCGACCTGAGGACGCTGTACCCGCTGGACCGCGACGCCATCGTGGAATCGGTGCAGAAGACGGGCCGGGCCGTGGTGGTGCATGAGGCGCACAAGACTGCGGGGCTTGGCGCCGAAATCGTCTCGCTCATCAACGAAGAGGCGCTCCTGTACTTGCGCGCGCCGGTGAAGCGCGTCGCGGGCTTTGACGTCCCCGTGCCGTTCTTCGCGCTGGAAGACGAGTACATGCCGACGGAGGCGCGCATTCGCGCGGGCATCGAAGAGACCATCACGTTCTAA
- a CDS encoding dihydrolipoamide acetyltransferase family protein — translation MEFKLADIGEGIHEGEVLRWLVHEGDHVEQDAPLVEVQTDKVTAELPSPVAGVIERIVAREGQVVPVGTVLAVIREAHGAPAGDKAAGASAAETTEQARREAPEASGGLASHGAKPAVMQAERADGVKRRALATPHVRALARKLGVDIEEIQGTGPVGRVTEEDVRRFAEGRMAPRPPEEDVAAVEPRAERAGEVAAPPAAPKAGSPKVTSGEPVEEVPLRGLRRRIAEHMVQSKRIIPHATHIDEIEMDALEALRERLRPYAEARGAKLTSLAFFVKAVSIALKEFPYVNASVDEAQERVWLRRYYHIGIAVDTEQGLIVPVVKHADQKSVFEIAQEVSDLARRARENRLSLDEVTGSTFTISNAGALGGLYATPIINYPESAILGIHKMSRRPVVRNDEIVIRNIAHISLSFDHRIIDGGMAIRFTNRVRELLEEPDRMWAELR, via the coding sequence ATGGAGTTCAAACTGGCGGATATTGGCGAAGGTATTCACGAGGGCGAGGTCCTGCGGTGGTTGGTCCACGAGGGCGATCACGTCGAACAGGATGCGCCACTCGTGGAGGTGCAGACGGATAAGGTGACGGCGGAGCTGCCATCGCCGGTGGCGGGCGTGATCGAGCGCATTGTGGCGCGCGAGGGGCAGGTGGTGCCCGTGGGGACGGTGCTCGCGGTCATCCGCGAGGCTCATGGGGCGCCTGCGGGCGACAAGGCGGCAGGGGCGAGCGCGGCTGAGACAACCGAGCAGGCGAGGCGCGAGGCGCCCGAGGCGAGCGGTGGTTTGGCCAGCCACGGGGCAAAGCCTGCCGTGATGCAGGCGGAGCGGGCCGACGGGGTGAAGCGGCGCGCGCTCGCCACGCCGCACGTGCGCGCGCTGGCGCGGAAGCTCGGCGTGGACATCGAAGAGATTCAGGGCACGGGCCCGGTGGGACGCGTGACGGAGGAGGACGTCCGCCGGTTTGCGGAAGGCAGGATGGCACCGCGCCCGCCGGAGGAGGACGTCGCGGCCGTCGAACCGCGCGCGGAACGCGCGGGCGAAGTCGCGGCGCCTCCGGCTGCCCCGAAGGCGGGATCGCCCAAGGTGACGTCGGGCGAGCCCGTGGAAGAGGTGCCGCTTCGCGGCCTTCGGCGCCGCATTGCGGAGCACATGGTGCAGTCCAAGCGCATCATCCCGCATGCCACCCACATCGATGAGATCGAGATGGATGCCCTTGAGGCGCTCCGCGAAAGGCTCCGTCCGTACGCGGAAGCTCGCGGCGCGAAACTGACGTCGCTCGCGTTCTTCGTCAAGGCGGTGTCCATCGCGCTGAAGGAGTTCCCCTACGTGAACGCCTCTGTGGACGAGGCCCAGGAACGAGTATGGCTGAGGCGTTACTACCACATCGGCATCGCGGTGGACACGGAGCAGGGGCTGATTGTGCCCGTCGTGAAGCACGCCGATCAGAAGTCGGTGTTTGAAATTGCGCAAGAGGTGTCGGATCTCGCCCGCAGGGCGCGCGAGAACCGCCTCTCGCTCGACGAAGTGACAGGAAGCACGTTCACCATCTCGAACGCGGGGGCGCTCGGCGGCTTATATGCCACGCCCATCATCAATTACCCCGAGTCGGCCATTCTCGGCATTCACAAGATGTCGCGGCGGCCCGTGGTGAGAAACGACGAGATCGTCATTCGCAACATCGCCCACATCTCGCTGTCGTTTGACCATCGGATCATCGACGGCGGCATGGCCATTCGGTTCACCAATCGCGTGCGCGAGCTGTTGGAGGAGCCGGATCGGATGTGGGCCGAGCTTCGGTAG
- a CDS encoding enoyl-CoA hydratase-related protein, producing the protein MAYLTMHDDGPVRIVRMAREDRLNALNLALVDELVAALEAADADVNVRAIVLTGGEKAFAAGADIGEMADATAVDMKLRDQFRAWDRIRGVHKPVIAAVKGFALGGGCELALACDLVIAGESAKFGQPEVKLGLMPGAGGTQWLARRLGKARALELLWLGDPITAREALSLGLINRVVPDEACVAHAVELGKRLAEMPPVALRCIKEAVYQAMDTAFADGLEAERNLFYLLFATEDAREGMRAFLERRKPEFQGR; encoded by the coding sequence GTGGCCTACTTGACGATGCACGACGATGGCCCGGTGCGAATTGTGCGGATGGCTCGCGAGGACAGGCTGAACGCGCTCAATCTCGCGCTCGTCGATGAATTGGTGGCGGCGCTCGAAGCGGCGGATGCGGATGTAAACGTCCGGGCCATCGTCCTGACGGGCGGGGAGAAAGCGTTTGCGGCGGGCGCCGACATCGGGGAAATGGCGGATGCGACGGCCGTCGACATGAAGCTGCGGGACCAGTTCCGCGCTTGGGACCGAATACGCGGCGTCCACAAGCCCGTCATCGCCGCCGTGAAGGGATTTGCGTTGGGCGGCGGATGTGAGCTCGCCCTGGCCTGCGATCTCGTCATCGCAGGCGAAAGCGCGAAGTTCGGACAGCCCGAGGTGAAGCTCGGGCTGATGCCGGGCGCGGGTGGGACGCAGTGGCTCGCACGCCGCCTCGGCAAGGCGCGAGCGCTGGAACTGCTTTGGCTCGGCGATCCCATCACAGCGCGGGAAGCGCTCTCGCTTGGGCTCATCAACCGCGTGGTCCCAGACGAGGCATGTGTCGCGCACGCAGTGGAACTCGGCAAGCGATTGGCGGAGATGCCGCCCGTGGCCCTTCGCTGCATCAAAGAAGCGGTCTACCAGGCCATGGACACGGCGTTTGCCGACGGGCTTGAAGCGGAGCGAAATCTCTTTTACCTGTTGTTCGCGACGGAAGACGCGCGCGAAGGCATGCGCGCGTTTCTGGAGCGGCGCAAGCCGGAATTTCAGGGTAGGTAA
- the rarD gene encoding EamA family transporter RarD yields the protein MTDRKGLWYAFLAYAGWGLLPAYWNIFERMSPYELLSYRMVFSALTIWAWVAMARRTQSVASVMRDGRRARWMALGSLMITINWLTFIVAVNTGHVVESSLGYYINPIVNVIFGLLLFRERLDAWQWGALLVAGLGVAIMIAAYGQVPWLALSLSGSFGLYGVVKKRVEADAVQSLTWETTLALPLAVAYLVFTFTAHRVTVTQLAGWQMAMLALSGVLTALPLLLFAMAAKRLHLATLGMVQYISPTLQLVIGLFVDREPFTRADAIGFSCIWMALILYTFSLIRTERRFRRCLADDPALHKALKG from the coding sequence GTGACGGATCGGAAAGGGCTTTGGTATGCGTTCCTGGCCTACGCGGGCTGGGGACTTCTTCCTGCGTATTGGAACATCTTTGAGCGCATGTCCCCGTATGAGCTGTTGTCGTACCGCATGGTGTTTTCGGCGCTGACCATTTGGGCGTGGGTGGCCATGGCGCGCAGGACGCAGAGCGTCGCCTCGGTCATGCGGGACGGCCGCCGAGCGCGCTGGATGGCGCTTGGCTCGCTCATGATCACCATCAACTGGCTGACGTTCATCGTGGCGGTCAACACGGGGCACGTGGTCGAATCGAGCCTTGGCTATTATATCAACCCCATTGTCAACGTAATTTTCGGACTCCTTCTCTTCCGCGAGCGGCTGGACGCGTGGCAGTGGGGGGCGCTTCTCGTCGCAGGCCTCGGCGTGGCCATCATGATTGCGGCCTACGGGCAGGTGCCTTGGCTCGCGCTGTCGCTCTCCGGATCGTTCGGCCTCTACGGCGTCGTGAAAAAGCGGGTCGAGGCAGATGCCGTCCAGAGCCTCACCTGGGAGACGACGCTCGCCCTACCCCTCGCCGTGGCGTACCTCGTCTTCACCTTCACGGCCCATCGGGTCACCGTGACGCAACTCGCCGGGTGGCAGATGGCGATGCTCGCGTTGAGCGGCGTCCTCACGGCGTTGCCCCTTCTTTTGTTTGCGATGGCCGCCAAGCGCCTCCATCTCGCTACGCTCGGCATGGTCCAGTACATCTCGCCCACGCTGCAGCTAGTCATTGGGCTTTTCGTCGATCGCGAACCCTTCACCCGCGCCGATGCCATCGGCTTTTCGTGCATATGGATGGCACTCATCCTCTATACGTTCTCGCTCATTCGGACCGAGCGGCGATTTCGCCGATGCCTGGCGGACGACCCGGCGCTGCACAAAGCGCTCAAGGGCTGA